The sequence ATTTGTGGTAGAATTTTAAGGCACATGATGAgaaaacttattttaattatggtcAGGTCGAGAGCTAATAACTAATAAAGATCAATCGAACCAAGCATAGTATATAAAAAGATCGAGTGATCATGTACGATATAAATATAGTCGTTATATCAAAAGTAAGTATTACATGGTAATTTTATATTTGGAAAGAGGTTACTTATTCGATAGATTATTATTAGATAAACATAGCTTGTATCATATttcaatgaaaataaaaattatttcttttttttttttttttgaatagaaGGTGAACTTCATTAACTTATAATAGTCAAATTAGCTATTATAGAAGAATGTACAACACTAAGAACGTTGCTGACATTAAAAGTGCAATCAGTCCAATAACAAGAACCGCGAGCAAGACAATGGACGGTTTTGTTAGCAGATCGCGAGACAAAAGAGACAAACACATTAGTAAAACAGTTTAACAAATGTTTACACTCAGAAATTAACATACTAAAAACTGAAGGCATAGAAACGAACTAGAAATAGCTTGAACTGACACAAGAGAATCAGTTCCAATATTATACCAATTTTTAGCCTTGATCCAACTCAAAGCTTCCTTAATTCCAAAAGCTTCAACAGTGGCCGATTGAACATTACCAATTTTCAGAGCAGTAAAAGCTTCTAACAACTGACCGTCACTATCTCGAGCCATTACTCCAATGCCATAAGAACCATATGTTAAAACTTGCACCATTCACGTTCACCTTAATTTTATTGACTTCTGGTTTGGACCATTGCTCCTCCTTGTTTTGCTTGGCACCGGGCACCAACAAGGGATCAAATCGATGAGATTGAGCGTAACTCCATTGATCAAGGACTGAGCGTGCACTAATAACAACTTCTGCAGCAGTACGTATTTTTCTATTCCATAGCAACTTGTTTCTAGCTTTCCAAATGGACCAAGCTACCATTGAACCTTCCTAAATCATGCCTGGCCGTCCTCGATGCAGAAGACTCTCAAACCAGAGGGAGAAATCAAAGCCAACAACAGTAGCACTGATGTTCACCCCTGTCCGATTCCAGCAGCTTTGGGCATACTGACATTCAAGCAGAACATGGCTGATCGATTCTACATGTATGTGGCAAAAAACACACGAACCTGGGATATTGACATGTTTTGATTGGAGTTGCAATCTTGTAGGCAAACAATGAGTAAGTGCCTTCCACATAAAGTGCAAAACTTTAGCAGGGAccttaattttctataattttttccACACTTCTTCCTCCATATCAGCACTCTAATTTCCTTTGTTgaattgtaaatatttgtaagtACTTTTTACTGTATAGAAGCCTGAATTCTCATGTTTCCAATAATAGTTATCACCTCTCCCCGAATTGATAGGAGTGTTCAAAATAATGGAAACATCTCTGCTATTGAACAAATCTGTCACCAACTCTTCATCCCAATCTTCTCCATTTAACAGTATTAGTTGCCTCACTTTACATTAGTCAAGAGCTGGATGTGTACAAGTTACAAAGGGCTTATCATCATAAGCAAGCCATGGTGAATTCAACACATCCACATCACCCAAACCAATTCTAATTTTTGCACCAGCAAGCAGTAAAGTctgagcttcatggatgcttctCCATATGTAGCTCGGGTTGGCTCCAAGAGAGGCATTTAACATTCAGCAATTGGGGAAGTATCTTGCCTTGTACACACGGCCTACTAGAGAATCCTCCCCCTGCAGCAAATGCCACACTTGCTTACCTAGCAATGATAAGTTGTAGTCTTTGAGGTTACGGAAGCCAAGACCCCCACTACTTTTGTATCGACTTAAACGACTCCATTTGATCCATGTAATTCCTCGAGATCGTTGGGAGGAAGTCCCCCACCAATACTTGGACATCAATCTTTCAAGCAAAGTACAAGTTTCAATAGGTAGAAGAAAAACAGACATATCATAAGACGGTATGGCTTGAACAACTGTTTTAAGTAAAATCTCACGACCAGCTTTACATAGAAATCTGCCCTCCCAACTTAAGATTCTTTTTTCCATCTTCTCTTGAAGGAAATTTTGAATAGCTTTTTTCCTTCTACCCAAAATACACGGCAGCCCCAAATAGACACTTTGATCACTTGCAGGAACCATTCCCATCCTTGCACAAAGTCTGTCACGAAGGTCAAATGGTGTATTAGCACTAAAGAAAATGGATGATTTGGCCCTATTAACTTGTTGACCTGATGCCATCTCAAACATATGTAACAACCGAAGCACATTATCAGCTTCATTCTCCGTTGCCTGACAATAAACGTAACTATCATTGGCAAAAAGCATGTGAGAAATAGTTGGCACACCATTAGCAACCTTACACCCTCTAATGTGACCACTTCTTTCAAACCTCTTTATCAATGAAGATAGTCCTTCCACAAAAATAAGAAACAAGTAGGGGATAAAGAGTCCCCTTGCCGAATTCCCCTACTTGGAATGATTGGACCAATCTCATGCCCACCATGAATGACCATGTACTGGACTGTAGAAACAGTAGTAAGAATCAAGTCAATAAACCGGTATGAAAACCCATTGTTCTCATCATAGCCCACAAAAAACCCCTCTCAATACGATCATAGGCTTTACTAAGATCGAGTTTCAAAGCCATATAGCCAGTCTTCCCTTTCCGTTTTCTTTTGAAATAGTGTACGACTTCATAGGAAACCATTATATTATCCGAGATTAATCGGCTCAGAATAAAAGCCAATTGATTTTCAGAAAGATTTGGGGGAGCATAGTCTTCAATCTATTAGCCAACACTTTAGAAATAAACTTATACAAAACATTACATAAAGATATTGGCCTCAAATTGCCCATGATactaacattttttttctttggaatAAGAATAATATTAGTGCAATTTAGATTGTCAGGTAACACACCTGAATCAAAGAAGTTCTTGACTTGTAACACCACATCATGACCAACCACATCCCAACATTTTTGGTAGAACCTGGTGTCATTCCATCAGGCCCTCGAGACTTATCTGGGTGCATTTGGAACAATGCACTTTTTATCTCCTCTTCAAGAACCGGACTCAACAAGTCCCTATTTTGAGAATTAGAAATCGAAGGAGAGATACCAGCAACAACGACATCAGTAAGAGAACTAGTTGAAGTGAATAATTCAGAGAAATAAGAAAGGATGGCATCTTCTAATCCTTAATTCCAATCCACCCAGTTACCCAAGTGATTCCGAAGCCTTGTAATAGCATTGTTTTTCTTACGCGATGTAGCCTTGGCGTGGAAGAACTTACTATTCGAATCTCTTACACGAAGCCAAAGTTGTTTCGACCGTTGTTTCCAAAACAACTCACGTTGAGTAAGAACCTCAGCCAATCTTTTTTCTGCAATTTTAAATTCTGCCATAGAAGCATCATCTCTTAATCTCTTCAACCGCTTAATATCACTTTTGCACCTCTTAATACGGTATTTGATGTTCCCTGTGAATTCATTTCCCCAACTTGTAAGACTCTCCCCGCATCTTTTAATCTTCTTTGTAATTGAACCTCCAGCATTGGCATCCCATGAATCTTGAATCACTTGCACACACAGACGCTCCTAAAGCCAAGCGTTCTCGAATCTAAACTGATGAGGAGCTGTAGTTACATTCTGATTCACCAAATCGAGCAACAGAGGACAGTGATCTGAACTTGTTATTTCTACATTGATAAGCTAGTCAGAGTTAAAAAGATTAATCCAAGAAGGAGTGGCCATAGCACGATCAAGACGAATTTCGACCCAATTTTCAGACCCACGACCCCGTTCCCAAGTAAAGGATATCCATGTAGTTCTAAATCAACAGGATGGCAATCAGAGAGAGCTTTTTGGAACCCTTCAATTAAGCCATTAGGATACCAGTTACCCCCTTTTTTATCTGAATGAGAGACAATGTTATTCATATCCCCAATTACACACCAAGGAAGTGAAGATTCATCAGTAAGCGTGCGAAGCAAATTCCAGGTCTTATATCTTTGAGAATGGTTAGGTTCACTATACATTCCAGTTAACCTCCATGTCTTCTTATCTGCAGTCGTAATTCTCACATCAATATGATAGATAGAATACCCCAACACTTCTAAATCATTTTGGTTTCTCCAAAGGAGACTAACACCACCACTATGACCCCTAGCATCCACTGTAAACACACCTTCAAAACCAAGCATCACACGAATTCTTTCAAGAGATTCCTTTAGATTTATTGTCTCACAAAGGAAAATAAAGTTGggtttctttaaaaaattatttctatttgttatacactattttatcatattttatAGAAAATGTATGGTGTGTTGCTCCTATACAATTATCCGACTCcagctaaatatatatattcacacTGATCAATATATATGACTCACGTAAATACCATGTCACAagatattacatatataatgtaAGATCTCGGTTTGATCGAGTCAAAatcaaaagaaatatatatgtaaaaaaaaagcaAATAGTCAGACCCTTTTCCATCACTCACTCGTCTTCTTCTTCACTCACTCtattttctctctcttcaaaacACAAAAGAAAAACATACAAACCCCATCACCGGCAGACTCCGGCGACCCATCTCCGGCCATCGCCCAGCCCCACGTACCGGACAAAACAAAACTCCAGGTGTCGGTGACCTAACCCCCTAAGCGGCGCCACTCCTTTTGCCGCTGCTAGCTCGGGATCGCAAGTCGAAGTTTGGTTGTTCAAACTTTGAACAGATTTTTCGGTCACCTTCGGTGTCCGTTTGATGGGCCGTCTTCACCACTAAACTCAGCTCGACGAGGAGAACAACCAACACTAAACTATTTCACCTAGCTCGCTagtttttctagtgatatttttgTAGCTCTGCCCCTTTCTGGCGACATCGTGTACTGTTTTGACAAACTGTCGGCATGGGTGTgatctactcgtcgaggtgATTATTTTGATATACACTACCCCTATTTTCGGCGATGTTTCTGGTACACCAATTTTTACCGCCACCAATAGTTAATGTACACCGCTTAGGTGAGGCTTTggaattccaaattttaaatatagtcaaATTATATGTTGTTAGACTCAgttttgaatgtagaatgcgatgataataattatttaaccatttAGTGGTATAGGTGAGAGTAATATCTAAGATTGGACTAAACAATTGGAGCTCGGGACTTGAGAGCTTAAGATCGTCTTTTGGACAAATTTTAACGACTTGGGAgagaggtagggactcaacttgattattggacttgatttttaGATGTGCTGTATAATATTAGACatattctaaatatttatgatttgcaaattatttaaaaaattgaaacttaatctgcatattttAATCTAGACTGTTCTAGGGCActgagtgccaaatatatttttgtacaaaTATTTATGGAGGTTATAATTTTTGGGTTAATTCAAaatacagccgttatgctgccgaattatctaaaaaataaaaaagaatatgttcttttgttattcTTATTAATTGCCTGCTCTTGTTATACtgatgagagccatgttgatcatgttcggtgcatattgttgtttcacgacctagtctctATGTCATTATAGGTATatcaggtgtgcactcacctgtaggtgaaagacctagaatctgtacaggGAGTGAATAAAATTTGAGCCCCGATATTATGGTGGATATCAAGTGCGACTACCAAGTTTTGGATGTCattttctatgattggtattgagagctaggggtctagtggacgATGTGATATGCATATGTGacgtttgatttgtgattatttgtggtctctctaCTTTATTTATACATATTGATACTGTtgatgagatattttatttttacaaagctAACAATGCAGGAATTTTTCTAAACCAAgggtcctttgatattagttgttttcctactagtctttataagctcaccccctattttctcccattccaggaactcagtttgatgctagTTGATGAGGATGGTACCGTTGAGGAAGAAAgtcgttattagtttagtcttattcTACTTTTTAATCTTCTAATGAaactgattttgtatttaaactGAAATGGATGGTCTGTatgacttaaattagctatgtactagttagaaatgaggagtgatggatgctaggtattatttttgtattttattgacttattaaatctatctattcagtgattacataactgtggggatattattgttcttttatattgatgagtggtcctaattttgttactaatattttcatattaatACTGGAGTTAATCCATTacttttaaattagtattttgtaatataaattaaaggatcatttataagctttatctttctacaagggtcaaagtgtgacTTTTGACCACCTaagttatggatattacatATCTACCACACCCAAGGGCTCGGGTCGTGACATataatatatacgtatatataaatatatatctataaatgATATGATTATATATTAGCGTCTGAGGGTAATAAGAAAACAACTTGGGGTTATCAAAAGGCTCTGTTTTGAGCTGTAAATATAGATGAATCAGCAAGCTCGGTGTGAATGTGAGAGATTGTGAGAATATTATTAAGAGTTAATATTGTATCAATTTTGGTTGTTCAATCAATAAAAGGAGAAGCAACATGTTCGAATAGAAGTAGAAAGCCTTTTGAAAATAATAGAATTGCCATAATAAAATTGGAGGagtattagaaattatttttccaggatttagatttgttaacatgtatgttgattatatTCTATAATCTAACACCCTAAACATGatttctctaaaacaatgaaattaaacacatataaagtttaagaaaccttacattggaggcagcgaaataatatgtcttcttccgctcagatctctaacccttattcCTTTCTATCGTAGAGTAATGACAAGATCTAAGCATAGATCTTCTTCAGGTGTtgaattcttcacagtcttccacactatgattgagtatttGACTTGATATGAGTGGGtatgtactctatcactatggggctaaaatttatgaagagaaagagagagggggatttgaaatagagagagagagagagagagagagagagagagagagagagagagagagagagagagagagagagagagagagagagagagagagagagagagagagagagagagatggctgtttcttaatttgaaaaatttgacTGAGAGACTTATGTTATCATTGTCTCATTTTAGGTTAAGAGCTATCAGTATATTTATAGCAAttcttctaggtttaggtttcaattatatacaattaaaaaatataaataaatagctAAATTTCTcctcaagtggccggccatcagATGTGAGCTTCACTAGTTACgattttactatttaatttaacaatttatcttttctttcactaatgctatattttataattggataattattattttggaccTTGTTTTTTACagaagttaccaattggaccatctgttttgttaaatgacaaaatggaccacgtattttctaaaatagtacaaatagagccctgaactgattttttgtccaaataaaatttaataataatctgatctaaaggtgttatgacaaaactgtttacattttctgtatctattCGTATTAGGAATTTTCTTCAAATTgtttatgttaaaaaaagagttgtcgaaaattaagctcagggttttaccattttggaaagtacagggtctattttatcatttaacaaaatagagggttGAAtcgataacttttgcaaaacacagggtctaaaatggtatttatcctttctaatttcaatcctttaaatgtcaaaattatttatttattaattataattaataaagtctcataattaacaaataaactctaaaaccaattttcttcacaattaagccattgctaagtgaaaattcataaataaagaCATAGtctatgtaaagaccgcttaactTTAATTTGAAGTTAGCTAATAACTAAGGCTTACTTATGAAATTAcaatattaattatgaattatgttCTTATAGAGATTTATTTAAATTCAGGGTGTCTTATTTATGTCGTATATAAATTTTACGTTTTTCCATGTTTTGTGCCCCGCAATAATGGAACGCGGCGCGTGGCCAATAGAAtcacattttaatatttttgtaatagcGGGGCAACTTAgttagacattgagaatgtTGGGATTATTCGAGGATTTAGAAATGACCAATATACCCCTATGTAGCATGTATGCTTTTCGGTGTGTGTAAGGGAAAATGGTCTTTTTCCATTTGTTGGCTTTTGTCTTCTAGCGAATTAGTAAATTATTCCAAGCTTTATTAATAAGATTATAAGTTAGTATATACTTAGAATTATTATGTTTATCTTTTACTAGTTAGCAATTAAGAAAAATACCTccttccttctctctctctctctctctctctctctctctctctctctctctctcccgaACTCTCATGAAGGTAGGAAGGAGTTCTGGACTTTTAAACTTTTATTCAAAGGTTTCTAGCAGAATTTTAGTGTATCAATTCAAGGTAAATCCATAAGCAccattctctttgatttttcctAAATTCTAAGCTAggttttatgtttgtttttgatTTAGGGCTGCTGTAGTTCTTCTTGATGTTTGAGTTTATATTCTGAAGTTAAGATTATGTTATTTGAGCTGAATTAGAGTTAGTTTGTGGCTTGGCTTGGTTGTTAGACAaggtttgagttttagaacaCAAGCTTATGTCTTTAATGATGCATTAAGTTTTAGGGGTTGTTTCTTGTTTTTGTTGCACGGATTATGCTTATTATGGTGTATATAGGTGATTTGaatgttattaggttgtttagaaCCAAATTGAGGTGTGTAAAAGATTTTGAGATTTTCCTGCATTGAACTGGTTCACCAATTCAGGGGGACCTATAGGTACCGGTCGACTGGTTGGTCCCCAAAAGATCCCACAGAATTAGAATTCTAGTTGGGGAACCAGTCTACTAGTTGGGGCATTTTAGGGATCCGTAGTTTTTCTTGTTTCgcaatatttagggtattgccatgttattcatcgatagggaaacttttagttttaagTGTAAGTCCCCAAAAAGGGATTTAGCGTATCACGTATCAGTTTTCCAAATAATGTGATTTAGGGGGTCTATAAATCGTCGAGCAGGTGTTCCACTCAGGTTTGCCGACACATCTGAATTTGAAAAtggggtaagattagtataatggttgcatttatgtatacatatttagcgtacatgttagttTCCGTCAGAATAACATCTCAGGATAtcagtgaggtgtacatagagttgcacatAGATACCAACGTACATATGTTAGGCAAATCTATAGCCatcagattagcatatcagggcaTCAGTGAGGTGTTCATAGAGTTGCACAGAGCTGCcaacagatatatgctaggctatcagataGTATGAACTAATTGCTACCACATCGGTATGACTAGAGTACTAAGTATAGACATGATTCGTAGTTAGTCATACTTTGTTGAGAACGTTCCTAACTCAGTCAGTAGATTGTGATTAGGTATATGGGTGCCTGGTTGCGGTCTGAatatatgtttatgtttatgattatacttttcttactgagtttttcGACTCACAGATATTgcttgcatgtgtaggtaaggaaaagctaaggttgagcagccgtgagagcgagcagatgaagattgtacatatcgggGCGGTTAGACTTAGAGCGTACAATCTTTGAGACAATAGGTTGTACTTTTAATGGTTGCTAGGCGACAAgttttgtaataaatattatgtAACTCAAATGTAAATACCTTTTAATACGGGATCCCGGTTATGtaaaacatatttattttttattttaaaagtaattcagtaaaagttttaattattcatagttttcaataaactggttgattagcaacgagctgcatagTTAATATAAAATAACGACAGCACGCCGAAACTTGTatggtgttacaatttggtattagAGCCACCGGGTTGTCTTCCAAAGAtcatcacgacatgtacaatcatcatcaacgaTCGACTCgactcacggttcagtaagcctttattgccttagtagtttattttaatagtatGCTATTAGAAAAGCTTGAtagaagcatgttagtagcacgATAGTTGAATAGGGGCATGTATTAATTTCCAAAATAAGAGATAGTTAGTAAATTATTCTTGATTGTGATCTGACCAGGCTAGCTCGTGGTTTTGCAAGCTGTTTTATTAGAATGAATGTCAGGAAAAATGCGAGAAGCCAGGAGGTAAGGTCAGATACAGTGGCAGTCAGGGAGTTTAGTTTTCTCCGGAAAGATGTGGCCGAGGTAGAGGCTCAAGAATTAGGGCACGCAATTGGGGAGATGCTAACCCGCTGCAGGCTTCCCATGAATGGGAAAAAATTGGTTGCAACAATGCAAACCAGAATCAACAAACAAGGCGAAGAAATTAGACGCCTGAGGCAGCAAGGTGCTCCTACAATGCTTGCTCCAGAAGTGCAGGTGGCTCATGCCCCTGCTGTGCAGGCAGGGCCGATTGCTATAGTGAACCGAATGGAACCACTATATGTAAGGTTTCGCAAGCAGGAACCTCCAGTCTTTTGGGAGGTTATGATGTGATGAAAACTGAGCAGTGGCTGACAGTTATTATAAGaatttttaatttgatgggTGTCATCGGCAATGACAGAGTGGTCTGTGCCACGTTCCAATtttaggaggatgccctggtttggtgggacatggtgtccctgACTCGTGTTTTTATTACAGTTACCTGGGAAGAGTCCCAAGTGTTGTTCAATGCAAAGTTTCACAACGAAGCGGTCAGAAgtgcaaaaagaaaagaatttacCCAACTGATccagaaggagaatatgagtgTTACCGAATACACAACTCAGTTAGATCGATTGGCTAGGTTGGCCTCGAGAATTGTGCCAACCAATTTCAGCAAGAAATAAAAGTACCTGGAtggattaaatttgaaaataaaagatgaTCTTGTGATTACTACTGACAAGAACACCATCTATGCTGATATGGTGGGGAAGGTACTACGAGCTTAGGGTACAGTTGTGTGCACCTAGGAGTTCTCAGGGACTCAGGTTGTTGGTGGAGCCCCTACTCCTCCAACCTTTGGTTATGGTAGGGGTTGTAGTGACTTGACCACTGACCAGAAAAGAGAAAGGCACCATCTGTACCTGGTGGCTCAAGTCAGAATAAGAGGTTTTGAGGGAACCAGGGTCGAGGCAACTGTCAGGGTGGTTCCAAAACCCGATACACTTACCCGGAGTGTCCCAGTTGGAAGAAGCATCATCTAGGTGAGTGTAGAGGGAAAGGATGTTTCCAGTGTGGGTTGCCAGGACTCTATAAAAGAGAATGCCTGCAGCTTAAGAATGAAGAACATAAGTCAATAGAAAAACCCGCTCTAGGAAGGGTGTTTTCTtttactcaggctgatgcagaagctaGCCCCTCAGTTATTACAGGTCAGCTCTTGGTCAGCAACTCTTACTTCTCTGTATTTTTGGACTCTGGGGCCACTTACTCTTATGTGGCAGTCAGGATTTTTAGTAAATTGAATAGACTGTATGATAGTTATGAtaaagggtttggaaccctactgtCCAGTGGagaattagttatctctaaaaggtggattaggtctatgccgataaGAGTTGAGGATAAGGAGTTGAGTGCTGACTTGTTAGAATTAGGTTTAgcagattttgatattatacttggaatggatttcttatccaagtacTCGGCTAATATTGACTAAaacggaagatggtgatcttccaacccaAGGGCGAGGAACCATATGTTTTTGTTGGATTGGTTCAAAGATCCTAGATTCTAGTGATTTCAGTATTAACAGCTAGAGATTTATTACAAGGTAGATGTTTAAGATTTTTGGAAGTGGTATTGGATATCACATGACCTGAGACAGATCGGCCAAAAGATATTAGGGTGGTTtaggaatttctagatgtttt is a genomic window of Cannabis sativa cultivar Pink pepper isolate KNU-18-1 chromosome 9, ASM2916894v1, whole genome shotgun sequence containing:
- the LOC115723580 gene encoding uncharacterized protein LOC115723580, which codes for MLGFEGVFTVDARGHSGGVSLLWRNQNDLEVLGYSIYHIDVRITTADKKTWRLTGMYSEPNHSQRYKTWNLLRTLTDESSLPWCVIGDMNNIVSHSDKKGGNWYPNGLIEGFQKALSDCHPVDLELHGYPLLGNGVVEITSSDHCPLLLDLVNQNERLCVQVIQDSWDANAGGSITKKIKRCGESLTSWGNEFTGNIKYRIKRCKSDIKRLKRLRDDASMAEFKIAEKRLAEVLTQRELFWKQRSKQLWLRVRDSNRLEDAILSYFSELFTSTSSLTDVVVAGISPSISNSQNRDLLSPVLEEEIKSALFQMHPDKSRGPDGMTPGSTKNVGMWLVMMWCYKSRTSLIQIEDYAPPNLSENQLAFILSRLISDNIMVSYEVVHYFKRKRKGKTGYMALKLDLSKAYDRIERGFLWAMMRTMGFHTGLSSLIKRFERSGHIRGCKVANGVPTISHMLFANDSYVYCQATENEADNVLRLLHMFEMASGQQVNRAKSSIFFSANTPFDLRDRLCARMGMVPASDQSVYLGLPCILGRRKKAIQNFLQEKMEKRILSWEGRFLCKAGREILLKTVVQAIPSYDMSVFLLPIETCTLLERLMSKYWWGTSSQRSRGITWIKWSRLSRYKSSGGLGFRNLKDYNLSLLGKQVWHLLQGEDSLVGRVYKARYFPNC